In Sodalis ligni, a single genomic region encodes these proteins:
- the fucI gene encoding L-fucose isomerase, which translates to MSSQHLSPHHASPAPKVGIRPVIDGRRLGIRESLEEQTMNMARATAAFLTDNLRYPNGEAVQCVIADTCIAGMAESAACEEKFSTENIGLTITVTPCWCYGSETIDMDPFRPKAIWGFNGTERPGAVYLAAALAGHNQKGLPAFAIYGHDVQDGGDNSIPGDVQEKLLRFTRAGIAVAALKGKSYLSIGGVAMGIAGSIVDHDFFESWLGMKVQAVDMTELRRRMDQQIYDADELELALSWADKYFRFGKDKNAQQYRQSEEQSRGILRESLLMAICIRDMMQGSAKVAERGFVEESLGYNAIAAGFQGQRHWTDQYPNGDTAEALLNSSFDWNGVREAMVVATENDSLNAVAMLFGHTLTGTAQIFADVRTYWSPDAVKRVTQYQLEGHAAEGIIHLINSGSAALDGTCRQTDAEGKPTLKPHWEISDEEAQACLAATEWCPAIHEYFRGGGYSSCFLSRGGVPFTMTRVNIIRGIGPVLQIAEGWSVDLPAAVHDTLNQRTDPTWPTTWFAPRLTGKGPFRDVYSVMANWGANHGVLTVGHVGADFITLAAMLRIPVCMHNVAEEQIYRPTAWAAHGMDPEGQDYRACQNYGPLYKK; encoded by the coding sequence ATGAGCAGTCAACATCTATCCCCCCATCATGCTTCCCCGGCCCCCAAGGTGGGTATCCGTCCGGTTATCGACGGCCGCCGGCTGGGTATCCGCGAATCCCTGGAAGAACAAACCATGAACATGGCCCGCGCCACCGCGGCCTTTTTGACGGATAACCTGCGTTATCCCAACGGTGAAGCGGTGCAGTGCGTAATAGCCGATACCTGTATCGCCGGCATGGCGGAATCCGCCGCCTGCGAAGAAAAATTCAGCACGGAAAATATCGGCCTGACCATCACCGTGACGCCCTGCTGGTGTTACGGCAGCGAAACCATCGATATGGACCCGTTCCGGCCGAAGGCGATTTGGGGCTTCAACGGCACCGAACGGCCCGGCGCCGTCTATCTGGCCGCCGCGCTGGCGGGCCATAATCAGAAAGGGCTGCCGGCTTTCGCCATCTACGGCCACGATGTGCAGGATGGCGGCGATAACAGCATCCCCGGCGATGTACAGGAAAAACTGCTGCGCTTCACCCGGGCCGGCATCGCGGTGGCGGCCCTGAAAGGCAAAAGCTACCTGTCCATCGGCGGCGTCGCCATGGGCATTGCCGGCTCCATTGTTGATCATGACTTTTTCGAATCCTGGCTGGGCATGAAAGTCCAGGCGGTGGATATGACCGAACTGCGCCGCCGGATGGATCAGCAGATTTATGACGCCGATGAGCTGGAGCTGGCCCTCTCCTGGGCTGACAAGTATTTCCGTTTCGGGAAGGATAAAAACGCGCAGCAATACCGCCAATCCGAGGAACAGAGCCGCGGGATATTGCGCGAAAGCCTGCTGATGGCGATTTGCATCCGCGACATGATGCAGGGCAGCGCCAAAGTGGCTGAACGGGGCTTTGTGGAAGAATCCCTAGGCTACAACGCCATTGCCGCCGGTTTTCAGGGCCAGCGTCACTGGACCGATCAGTACCCCAACGGCGATACCGCCGAGGCGCTGCTCAACAGCTCCTTTGACTGGAACGGCGTGCGGGAAGCCATGGTGGTGGCGACGGAAAACGACAGCCTGAACGCGGTAGCCATGCTGTTCGGCCATACCCTGACCGGCACCGCCCAGATTTTTGCCGATGTGCGTACCTACTGGTCTCCCGATGCGGTAAAACGCGTTACGCAATATCAGCTGGAAGGCCATGCCGCCGAAGGCATTATCCACCTTATCAACTCCGGTTCGGCGGCGCTGGACGGCACCTGCCGCCAGACCGACGCCGAAGGCAAGCCCACCCTGAAGCCCCATTGGGAAATCAGCGATGAGGAGGCCCAGGCCTGCCTGGCGGCCACCGAATGGTGCCCGGCCATCCATGAATATTTCCGCGGCGGCGGCTATTCGTCCTGTTTCCTGAGCCGCGGCGGCGTGCCCTTCACCATGACGCGGGTCAATATCATCCGCGGGATCGGGCCGGTACTGCAAATCGCCGAAGGCTGGAGCGTCGATCTGCCGGCGGCGGTGCACGATACCCTGAACCAGCGCACCGACCCTACCTGGCCCACCACCTGGTTTGCGCCGCGCCTGACCGGCAAAGGTCCCTTCCGTGATGTCTATTCGGTGATGGCCAACTGGGGCGCCAACCACGGCGTCCTCACCGTCGGCCATGTGGGGGCGGACTTTATCACCCTGGCGGCCATGCTGCGCATTCCGGTATGTATGCACAACGTGGCGGAGGAACAGATATACCGCCCCACCGCCTGGGCCGCCCACGGCATGGACCCGGAAGGACAGGATTACCGCGCCTGCCAAAACTACGGCCCGCTGTATAAAAAATAG